A genomic stretch from Pomacea canaliculata isolate SZHN2017 linkage group LG2, ASM307304v1, whole genome shotgun sequence includes:
- the LOC112555813 gene encoding uncharacterized protein LOC112555813 — protein sequence MMAPMLVFVLTVVLLRIEPIRGLESGASDTRRRAPEASSTPAGPPPKRYNEALRLSNLFYYAQRSGKLPANNPVPWRKDSALLDCVVGGFYDAGDHVKFGFPFGAAMTMLLWGVVRFRDGYVYAGQLDDVYTISKWGLDYMVNSWDPFREELVIQVGDGDIDHQFWGRPEDMTMPRPCLKIGVNRDGSDVAADYAAALAAGSIVFREKGDVQYARELLLTAESIYDFAVNNRGLYSNTLSAAQQQYYRSTNDKDEMCVAGVWLFKATGDDKYLYQAERERENTTSKELSWADKTAAFAAVRGHREAHVRGGYRSFLKGWQPGGFVQYTPCGLAWSEQTYWGSNRHAANVAFAALVAAEDGIAPEVNRKWAAEQINYILGDNPHDGGCFSYEIGYGNKYPLRPHHRAASCPDPPATCDQRNLNTDNPSPHILYGGLVGGPILNDGYNDTRPDYVHNEVALDYNSGFQSALAGLAQHTFLGDLPKTNNLCPCNA from the exons ATGATGGCGCCGATGTTGGTGTTTGTTCTGACGGTGGTTCTCCTCCGGATAGAACCGATTCGAGGGTTAGAATCTGGTGCCAGTGACACGCGGAGACGTGCACCTGAGGCCAGCTCGACCCCTGCTGGACCAC CTCCAAAAAGATACAACGAAGCCCTTCGATTATCAAACTTGTTTTACTACGCTCAACGATCGGGAAAACTTCCGGCGAATAACCCAGTTCCTTGGAGGAAGGACTCAGCGTTGCTTGACTGTGTGGTCGGAGGTTTCTACGATG CTGGTGACCATGTCAAGTTCGGCTTCCCCTTCGGCGCCGCCATGACGATGCTGCTGTGGGGGGTGGTCCGATTCAGGGACGGGTATGTCTACGCCGGGCAACTGGACGACGTGTACACCATCAGCAAGTGGGGGCTGGACTACATGGTGAACTCGTGGGATCCCTTTCGCGAAGAGCTGGTCATTCAG GTCGGTGACGGAGATATAGACCATCAGTTTTGGGGAAGACCGGAAGACATGACCATGCCACGGCCTTGCCTCAAGATCGGCGTTAATCGCGACGGAAGTGACGTAGCAGCAGACTACGCGGCGGCTCTGGCAGCAGGATCTATTGTATTCAGAGAAAAAGGAG ATGTCCAATACGCCAGAGAACTCTTGTTGACTGCAGAGAGTATCTATGATTTCGCTGTAAACAACCGAGGGCTATACTCCAACACACTTAGCGCCGCTCAACAGCAGTACTACAG ATCGACTAACGACAAGGACGAGATGTGCGTGGCCGGTGTCTGGCTGTTCAAGGCAACGGGTGATGACAAGTACCTGTACCAGGCGGAGCGTGAACGCGAGAACACCACGTCCAAGGAGCTTTCCTGGGCAGATAAGACAGCAGCTT TTGCTGCTGTACGAGGCCACAGGGAAGCACATGTACGCGGAGGATATCGAAGCTTCCTGAAGGGCTGGCAGCCGGGTGGCTTTGTACAGTACACACCCTGCGGCCTGGCCTGGTCGGAACAAACCTACTGGGGATCCAACAGACACGCAG CAAACGTCGCCTTTGCGGCATTAGTAGCGGCTGAAGACGGTATTGCCCCTGAGGTCAACCGGAAGTGGGCCGCGGAGCAGATCAACTACATACTGGGCGACAATCCCCATGACGGCGGTTGCTTTAGCTACGAGATCGGCTACGGGAACAAGTACCCTCTGAGGCCCCACCACAGAGCAGC GTCCTGTCCCGACCCACCAGCTACCTGCGATCAGCGAAACCTGAATACAGACAATCCAAGCCCCCACATCCTGTACGGAGGGCTGGTGGGAGGTCCTATCCTCAACGACGGCTACAACGACACCAGACCCGACTACGTCCACAACGAGGTGGCCCTGGACTACAACTCCGGCTTCCAGTCTGCTCTAGCCG GATTAGCGCAACACACGTTTCTCGGTGACTTGCCAAAGACAAACAACCTATGCCCATGCAATGCCTGA